The bacterium genome has a segment encoding these proteins:
- a CDS encoding alanine--tRNA ligase — MDSKEIRGKFLKFFEKRGHAIIPSASLVPENDPSVLFTTAGMQPLVPYLLGAPHPAGKRLVNAQKCVRTQDIDEVGDNTHDTFFEMLGNWSLGGYFKEDAIKWSYEFLTSKEEGLGLDPNRLYVTVFEGNDDAPRDNESAEIWKKIFEEKGIKGERIYFLPASKNWWSAGDNGPCGPDTEMFYDVTGKIDKGMSKEEYLVADERQDVVEIWNDVFMEYEKKDGKVIGKLKNKNVDTGAGLERLTMVMQETNNVFDTDLFAPLMKQIRSSAGEYDERAARIIADHIRTAVFMIADGVVPSNTDQGYILRRLLRRAVRYADVLGISHNMLSQFVPTVAQKYKGVYNNITQKAEHIATEIRAEEDKFRKTLGLGLIRFEKVRNLGDGEVISSNQLSAKKAFDLFQTYGFPVEMTKEIVQEKKMSLEDRFEEKYAEILIKHQDLSRAGAEQKFKGGLADTGEKTTMLHTSTHLMLAGLRKYLGNHVHQAGSNITQERTRFDFTHPEKVSPEILKKVEDYVNEAIIKECTVVIEQMPKDEAQKVGVEGSFWEKYPNTVNVYVVKASDGVVYSRELCGGPHVGNTQEIGKFKIIKEEAVAAGVRRIKAVVE; from the coding sequence ATGGACTCAAAAGAGATTAGGGGAAAATTCCTCAAATTTTTTGAAAAACGAGGGCATGCAATCATCCCCTCGGCTTCTCTTGTGCCCGAGAACGACCCCTCGGTGCTTTTTACGACTGCGGGCATGCAACCGCTCGTACCGTATCTTCTTGGCGCGCCACACCCGGCAGGGAAACGTCTCGTAAATGCTCAAAAATGCGTTCGTACGCAGGATATAGATGAAGTAGGGGACAACACTCACGACACGTTTTTTGAAATGCTTGGCAATTGGTCGCTCGGGGGCTACTTTAAAGAGGATGCAATCAAGTGGAGCTATGAATTTCTTACGTCAAAAGAAGAGGGGCTCGGGCTTGATCCAAATCGGCTCTACGTGACTGTGTTTGAGGGAAATGATGATGCGCCGCGCGACAATGAATCAGCGGAAATTTGGAAAAAGATTTTTGAAGAGAAGGGCATCAAAGGCGAAAGAATCTATTTCTTGCCTGCAAGTAAAAATTGGTGGAGCGCGGGAGACAATGGCCCATGCGGTCCCGATACGGAGATGTTCTACGATGTAACAGGTAAAATTGATAAAGGAATGAGTAAAGAAGAATATTTGGTAGCTGATGAGCGGCAAGATGTGGTTGAAATTTGGAATGACGTGTTTATGGAATATGAAAAAAAGGATGGCAAAGTGATTGGAAAGCTTAAAAATAAAAATGTTGATACGGGCGCGGGACTTGAGCGGCTTACGATGGTGATGCAGGAGACGAATAATGTGTTTGATACGGATTTATTTGCTCCGCTTATGAAACAAATCCGATCTTCTGCGGGGGAATACGACGAACGTGCGGCACGTATCATCGCAGACCATATTCGAACAGCAGTCTTTATGATTGCTGATGGGGTAGTTCCGTCCAATACTGATCAAGGATATATTTTACGCCGCCTTCTTCGCCGCGCAGTGCGTTACGCAGACGTGCTTGGCATTTCACACAATATGCTTTCTCAATTTGTGCCGACTGTTGCTCAAAAATATAAAGGGGTATACAACAACATCACTCAAAAAGCAGAACATATTGCAACTGAGATTAGGGCTGAAGAGGATAAGTTTAGAAAGACGCTTGGATTAGGACTCATCCGTTTTGAAAAGGTGCGTAACCTTGGTGATGGTGAGGTTATTTCGAGTAATCAATTATCTGCAAAAAAGGCGTTCGATCTTTTCCAAACTTACGGTTTTCCTGTTGAAATGACTAAAGAGATTGTGCAAGAGAAGAAAATGAGTTTAGAAGATAGGTTCGAGGAAAAATATGCTGAAATATTAATAAAACACCAAGACCTCTCTCGCGCTGGTGCAGAACAAAAATTCAAAGGAGGACTCGCTGACACAGGCGAGAAAACCACCATGCTTCACACTTCCACACATTTGATGCTCGCAGGGTTGCGTAAATATTTGGGTAACCATGTGCATCAAGCAGGTTCCAATATCACCCAAGAACGCACGCGTTTTGATTTTACTCATCCGGAAAAAGTATCTCCAGAGATTCTCAAAAAAGTGGAAGACTATGTTAACGAAGCGATTATTAAGGAATGCACGGTGGTCATTGAACAGATGCCAAAAGATGAAGCACAAAAAGTGGGCGTTGAGGGAAGTTTTTGGGAAAAGTATCCGAATACGGTCAATGTGTATGTGGTTAAAGCGTCTGATGGCGTGGTCTATTCTCGCGAATTATGCGGGGGTCCTCACGTAGGAAACACACAAGAAATCGGTAAATTTAAAATAATAAAAGAAGAGGCGGTTGCGGCTGGAGTAAGGCGCATTAAGGCAGTTGTGGAATAA